The following are encoded in a window of Bacteroidota bacterium genomic DNA:
- a CDS encoding YitT family protein: MAFRLLDKKFSRKWFLNYSMIVIGSFIMAVGFVYFISPNKIVPGGVFGISIVIHYVTKGLFDFAPEGLPVGVTSLILNIPLTIIGVKILGPKFGTKTVIGFVLSSVFIDLLTYFQGDKALVENDVLLSSIFGGVLVGLGLGLIFRAKATSGGSDIIAMIFGKYTKLPIGQLLIYVDSVIVLLGLIAFRDWKIPLYSWVVIFICGKVIDAVIQGVNYDKALFIISDKSDEIRDAVINDLGRGGTMIKGTGMYKGTEKNIIFTVVNRKEVTELQDYVRKVDPNAFLTVIEANEILGEGFKPLVEK, from the coding sequence ATGGCATTCAGGCTGCTCGATAAAAAATTCTCACGAAAGTGGTTTCTCAACTATAGTATGATTGTTATCGGCTCTTTCATCATGGCGGTCGGTTTCGTTTATTTTATCTCGCCCAATAAAATCGTTCCGGGCGGTGTTTTCGGGATTTCCATTGTCATACATTATGTTACAAAAGGCTTGTTTGACTTTGCTCCAGAGGGTTTGCCCGTCGGAGTTACAAGTCTTATTTTAAATATTCCGCTGACCATTATTGGCGTGAAAATCTTAGGGCCGAAATTCGGAACAAAGACCGTGATTGGTTTCGTACTTTCCTCCGTTTTTATTGATTTGCTTACTTATTTTCAGGGCGATAAAGCGTTGGTTGAAAATGATGTGCTGCTATCGTCCATTTTTGGCGGAGTACTGGTAGGATTAGGATTGGGCTTGATTTTTCGTGCGAAGGCGACCTCGGGCGGTTCAGATATTATTGCTATGATTTTTGGAAAATACACCAAACTCCCTATCGGACAATTGCTGATATACGTTGATTCTGTTATTGTTTTGCTTGGGCTTATTGCTTTTCGCGACTGGAAAATTCCGCTGTACTCGTGGGTGGTCATATTTATTTGCGGTAAGGTTATAGATGCCGTAATTCAGGGTGTGAATTATGATAAGGCGCTGTTTATTATTTCTGATAAATCAGACGAAATTCGAGATGCGGTAATCAATGATCTTGGGCGAGGCGGAACCATGATTAAAGGAACGGGCATGTATAAAGGCACAGAGAAAAATATTATTTTTACTGTGGTGAACCGTAAAGAAGTAACCGAATTGCAGGATTACGTGCGAAAAGTGGATCCGAACGCATTTCTGACAGTGATTGAAGCTAATGAAATTCTGGGTGAGGGTTTCAAGCCATTGGTGGAGAAATAG